From a region of the Triticum aestivum cultivar Chinese Spring chromosome 7D, IWGSC CS RefSeq v2.1, whole genome shotgun sequence genome:
- the LOC123165268 gene encoding uncharacterized protein — MSGGVVGREGKLAALPWFQREMGGLALQTIEALVPYIQDIRDPTNKIMSQWEKEISPTTGTARDLRLHQLHFAGAISPEEEVCCHYLGAKSSKSSVQTILDVHIVDNICIVLNFWKQASVQRRFSTRKTGGSTCRAVAALAPKWLPAQGGYRDVTLLEEQ; from the exons ATGTCAGGTGGGGTAGTTGGAAGGGAGGGGAAGCTCGCTGCCTTGCCGTGGTTCCAGCGGGAGATGGGCGGGTTGGCGTTACAGactatagaggccctggtcccgTACATCCAG GACATTAGAGATCCCACAAACAAAATCATGTCGCAATGGGAGAAAGAGATCAGTCCAACCACCGGCACCGCTCGTGATCTCCGCCTCCATCAGCTCCACTTCGCTGGAGCAATCAGTCCAGAGGAGGAG GTTTGCTGCCATTACCTCGGTGCAAAAAGTTCCAAAAGTTCAGTTCAGACTATACTAGATGTCCATATTGTAGATAATATTTGCATCGTCTTAAATTTCTGGAAACAAGCGTCAGTACAAAGAAGGTTCAGTACAAGAAAAACGG GTGGTTCAACGTGTCGAGCGGTAGCAGCGCTTGCTCCCAAATGGTTGCCCGCGCAAGGAGGATACAGGGATGTTACATTGCTGGAGGAGCAGTAG